A region of Vitis riparia cultivar Riparia Gloire de Montpellier isolate 1030 chromosome 1, EGFV_Vit.rip_1.0, whole genome shotgun sequence DNA encodes the following proteins:
- the LOC117913020 gene encoding zinc finger CCCH domain-containing protein 15, protein MQKDISISPGGIKFFSSPAGNRSDGLGFPSLYSSIFSPKPSLSNSVSLTPSEYSTDEDVNNNSNNNSTPTSIDNVQALEVPYSPPSRLIYEHQDLINRHNLCLNHLRETAQEAEVLRHENSNLRIANRDLNKRLSLLIQNSIQNRFVNSEYSSSRSMADEFRRLGLGDGNETRSWDDEISNESPTSVIESDRVERIDVERITLPKSISVRSNGYLKMSQPGTSEGGRTRIPNRLRTTSPLNGTQKVYVRGVKKEEEPVELEVYNQGMFKTELCNKWQESGTCPYGDHCQFAHGIEELRPVIRHPRYKTEVCRMVLAGDACPYGHRCHFRHALTEQERFMGQLQPRAIKLDR, encoded by the exons ATGCAGAAAGACATTTCCATCTCTCCTGGCGGTATTAAATTCTTCTCATCACCGGCTGGTAACCGGTCGGACGGCCTCGGTTTCCCTTCTCTCTACTCCTCCATTTTCTCGCCAAAACCATCCCTCTCAAACTCCGTCTCACTCACACCATCCGAGTACTCTACCGATGAGGATGTCAACAACAATAGTAACAACAACAGCACCCCAACCTCCATAGACAACGTTCAAGCACTCGAAGTCCCATATTCTCCGCCGTCTCGCCTCATATACGAGCACCAAGACCTCATCAACCGCCATAACTTGTGCCTCAATCACCTCCGTGAAACCGCTCAAGAAGCCGAAGTACTTCGTCACGAGAACTCGAATCTCCGCATCGCCAACAGAGATCTCAACAAGCGATTGAGTCTCCTGATCCAAAATTCTATTCAGAACCGATTCGTCAACTCTGAGTATTCTTCCTCGAGGTCAATGGCTGATGAATTTCGCCGTCTCGGTCTTGGAGATGGTAACGAGACTCGTAGTTGGGATGATGAAATATCTAATGAGAGTCCCACGAGTGTGATCGAGAGTGACCGGGTCGAGAGGATTGACGTGGAACGAATTACGCTGCCAAAGAGCATCTCCGTGAGGTCGAATGGGTACTTGAAGATGAGTCAACCCGGAACGAGTGAAGGTGGTCGGACTCGGATCCCGAATCGGCTTCGAACTACGAGCCCACTCAATGGAACG CAAAAGGTTTACGTGCGTGGAGTCAAGAAAGAGGAGGAACCAGTGGAACTGGAGGTGTACAACCAAGGCATGTTCAAGACTGAGTTGTGTAATAAGTGGCAGGAGAGCGGCACTTGCCCATATGGCGATCACTGCCAGTTTGCTCATGGCATCGAGGAACTCCGCCCGGTCATACGCCACCCACGCTACAAGACTGAAGTCTGCCGCATGGTCCTCGCTGGTGATGCCTGCCCATATGGTCACCGCTGCC